Below is a genomic region from Prunus persica cultivar Lovell chromosome G3, Prunus_persica_NCBIv2, whole genome shotgun sequence.
tattttctctctcaaaataatgtaaccattttttttcctctaataatgtacctagtaaaacaatttacctagtataatgaactttttttttcttcttctaaataatgtacctattttctataaattattgtgtacctatttttaatttatgtaaaaTGTATGgaaatttaaattacaaacTAATTGacctatttttgttaatttttttttggtaaataatatacctatatttttatatggatatgtttatattcatatttttcatatgtacattattggatatgtaatttacatattttttttatttgcaatttTAAGGGGCCATAAGTTAGAGGGAatggcaaccaaaagaaatggggtgattgatatgctattaatagggagttttaattacaattatggcaattaatgaaatgcttggaataaattataaataaaatatgaagtctaATGGCAAGGATGTAAAAACATAGGAATACTACGACCTCTTATATCCTACTGGTcatttaagtttgaaattgAGTTTTACACATAGATTTATAGAAGGATGGATATATGTCtaggaaatagaaattgtaGGGACCTATATTGGACAACCCCTTATATATGTTGTTCTAACTTATACTTGATTTCATTAGAACTCTTAGAGATAATATCAAGGATGGAGGAAACGTTTCAAAGCCCAAAAGATGAGAAAGACAGGACTCCACTACATTGTGCAGCATCAATTGGTTATATGGAAGGGGTTCGTTTCTTATTAGAAAGACACCTCTCCGATTCTCATCAAGTGGATCATCGTGGCAACTTTCCCATCCATTCAGCATCAAGCGAAGGTCATGTCAAGATTGTTAAAGAGCTGCTTCGACATTGTCCCGATTCAACAGAATATAGGAACTATAATTTCGAAAATATACTCCATGTTGCAGCAAGACGCGGCAAAGACAATGTTGTCaaatattttctcaaaaaTGGTGAGTTTCAAATGTTGATAAACCAAAAAGACAGCAACGGAAATACTCCTTTACATTTGGCAACGAAGCACCACCATCCCAAGGTTGTCTACAGATTGGCTTGGCATAGAGGGACAAACTTAAAGCTCTTGAATGGTAGGGGCGAGACAGCTCTTGACATTACAGAAAGCAATTTCGGAACTATTGATTCATATCATGGGGTAAGTTAGCACCATATCTACTTTTATCACAttactgatgatgatgattttggctATCATTTCCAAGGGCAGTATCCTTGTTCTATTTAGTGTGTTGGGAACAAGTACGCATGAATTCCAGTTTGGTATATTCTCAAAGAAATTGAACAGagaaataaaaggagaaaCAAGTAATTGAGAAAATTATGTAGATTTTATTGAAGTAGGATTACAACTCTTTGTCTGATATAACTCAGCTCAAATGGTTGATATAAAATATACACCACACATCCAGTGACCGATCCACTTGAGGGCAAGTGACGGCTATTGGCCATACTCACCTTTTCTTGATATGAATGAAGTTCCATTGATGCTCTGTTGAGCAAGGCAGGGCAGAGAGACAAAGTGGTGTGGACTGGGTATTCTGGGCAGCTGTGCAAGGTTTGGTTATCTATGAGACTGTGGATTGCAGATTTACAAGTATCTAGCACCCTTATTTTTTACTTGTTGAGTGTTTGCATGGTGTGTGAAATATTTAGTAGATTTGGTCTACATCTTGCCCCCAATAAGAAAAATTCCTGGATCGACCACTGTAcatgcaaatggaaaaaacATGTAAGgaaaatgaatatttgtgcAGGGTGCAAAATGAAGACTTCACTAACTATGCATTTATTGGGTATAAACAGACTATATAGGGAGCTCCAGCTGTGATTAGAACCTTCAAGAGTATCACTGTTATCGTTAAACGAATCAAGTCATATGATCACTTTTGTGGCGCTCAAATAGTGATCAACCAAAACTTATCATCATCATTTACATGTTGTACATGCTTTTGTTCTCTCTATATGATTTGTTTCTATTTTACCAACGATGTGTGTGGTAATTGGATTGTTTCTTCTTGTACTGTGCAGAGCCTTACATGGACGATATTGAAATCTGCTTTCGCACAGCCAGCTCAGAGTTTGCATGTCCTCCAATGGTGGAGATCACCACAAGTAgcagacaatggtggagatcaCCACGAGGAAAGGTTTAAGGACAAGGTGAATGCTCAGAATTTGCATGTCCAAAGTAGAAAACAGAGATCAACACAAGTAGCAGGCAATGGTGGAGATCACCACGAGGAAAGGTTTAAGGACAGGGTGAATGCTTTATTAGTGGTTGCCACACTTGTTGCCACAGTGGCATTTGCAGCCGGTTTCACAATGCCCGGTGGCAACAACGATTCTGCCCCTCATGAGGGCATGGCAATCTTGCTAACCAAAGCTATGTTCCAAACCTTTGTGATTTGTAACACTATAGCTATGTATACTGCCACCCTTGTTGCAGTCTCTCTCATTTGGGCGCAGTTGGAAGACATAAATTTGGTGTACAATGCTCTTCGTCTCGCATTGCCGCTGCTGGGGATTGCGCTTACCATGATGTCCTTAGCCTTCATGGCTGGGGTTTATGTGGTAGTTAGCAATCTTCATTGGCTTGCCTATGTTGTATTGATCCTGGGAgtccttttcattttcactgtCTTAGTAGTTTTCACTCCACTCTTCTGCAATACTACTTCTAGGTTCTACATCCTTCGTCGTATCacttattttctcttctgtgTGGAAGTATGGGCTTCTGGAAGTCACAAGAAGGACCAAAAAGAAGACTGATCTCCTTGGTTGCGCGACACTGGGGCTTAAGTGGTAGTTCTTGTGTTCCCTAAAAAACAGTAGTAGTTTTTCTGTTTCATGTACTTTATGTTGTAGTTAAGAACTTTGAGAGTGTATCTATTAATAACTGTGTCACTTTTATTTTAGGGAGCTTTAGTTTTAACACACTATATAGTTTACTACTTTGGTAAATAGGAATCCAATTTCATCTAATTAGGATAAAGCCAAAGACCAAAATATGGTACCTACTTTTAccataatataaattaaagaacatcaaaattacaaaagatgTCATTATGACATTATGCCAAACttcaatatttcattttaaaccaaAACCTACAGCTATCCACAGATCATAAAAACGACATCACATCACCAAAAAATTAACGCGAAATGACAGCGCTAAATTGAATGCGCAAGACCATTCACTTTCACTATAGAAACCGCCTTCTGCACAATATCCTTCCCACTCCATCCCAAAAAACTCAAAGACTGATCGATTCGCATCAACGAATAGCATCGTCAATGATCGTTCACCATCAAccaccactactacaaaaatcgAAATAGACGATGGGAAACCACCATTGTCTAGAAGGTTTTCAAACCTTTCCGCCATCTTTTGATATATAAAACAACGACGTTTATTAACCAATGTCGTAATACATTCAACGTCAAACTATATTACAAACACAAATCAACCCATTAAGcggtttttgtaattttaaaatCCTTACTTACCTACCAACCCTAGCATCTGCATATCTCTCTCTAAACCCTTTCCGCCGCCTcctttactctctctctctctctctctctctctctatctctctctctcaaaacctcttcttctcttttcttcttcttgcaacACGGTCTGGCTTGCAAGTTTATATGGAATCTTGGTCCATCCAATATATTGTTAATCGGCTGCTCTCTGAGTTGAAAAACATGCTCTCTTATAGTACCCAATCAATCTCCCCTGGATATTCTCAAGGTAACTAATTCCATTCATACTGTTGATAATTATTATGTTCTACTGCTTAGACGGAGTTGTGAGGTTCCACCTGATCGTTACTCACTAGAAGGCAAAATAAGATATGCTCTTGCCCATTATGTGTCTGATCACAGGTTATCTCCTAGGTGAAAAGCATTTGTGACCATAATGGGTTGTATTAAAATTCCAGCCTGTGTTGAGGAGGCATTTAATGATCCAAAATGAGCTGAAGCCATGAATATTGAAATGGAGGCGCTgcagaaaaataatacaagAGACATTGTTGATCTATCAAAGGCAGGATGCAATTGGGTGTTTATAGTTaatgttcacccgttttataTTTGTTCCTGTGAcggtagggtaaagttccctATTGCCTTaaaaaccattgactggtcaacaagtcaactttctttagcgtgcgagcgtgccactgctagcaatgagAATTTtagcagacttcttaaaaatagattacttgcaagttactgatttctaagcaagtgattgtgaatttgggtgaggaatatctcccaagtaagttcttttcttgcctcagactagTGAggaattcacaatttttcacagtacaaaactagtagttctggccaaaataaatgataagatAGCGAACTGTTTTAGGTAGAAGTGCTttttacaaaactcaaaaaggaaaaaccaactctagaaagacaaaaagagggctggacttccatttctgcctgCATAGATGCTTCTGATCCTGGCTAGACTGGGTGTGCCTGTGCTGGACTGGACtgtcaacaccttcaactgtCAGGTTTCagttgtaaatcgataccaacgttcgagtttgggaaagctttaatctatttcaagccctggAGGATTTTTGAACGAGCAGAATTGGGACCTCTTTAGTCtggaaggggcagaagtggatAGACTTAATGATTACTGAACTGGAATTGCACTGTGgtacctgttctgcttgatcaggcCTCTcgataaatttgttgaggttttcatatttgtaaaacccGAACTCTGCTTGACTTGGCTTAAGCTGAATCAAATTTGTAAAGAGAGAAACCTCGTTTTGAATGGCTTATTTCTCTATGTCTAAATTGAATTGGAGATTCTGAATTGTAACTGGTTTCTTTCTTATGGCTCGATTGAGCTTTTGGGTGCTTTCAGTGTtttgaaggcttttgagatcaagtgaccattttgagtttttggtttttgattgattttttggctgtCCTTGATCTGTTCAtccctttttatatttatagaaaaacgCTGGAGTAGGGtttctaatcttttaataatgggcggcaaaattttccaaaagaaagatcttttattttaaatgcaaagaaaaaaggaagttATCTGTTCTGGCAAACAGACCAACAACAGTCATTTCTTTGTGGTGATTACTTCTCGCTCTTTTGATTTCTAATTGCTTCTTGTGAGAACTCAATCTGTCGTGATGgttagttttgatttttcagatgaacaactccctgcaCCCTActtatcttttttagaaaatatagCCTGCTTATCCCTTGGAAATGGCACCTGCACTGGAGCAGAATTTTTCTGAATATAGAAAAGGGATTCTGATCTTCTTTTGCCTGAAAAGGCTGGAGACTTTTGCCTGTTTAAGATATGCCTTCATTAACTCCCTATCAACccagttgaaattgttgacttttcaaagtcaggtagtcacgtggatttgcttttattttgggtttctctcttttcatCTAATCATGGCAAGCCCAGTTTGAGTTTTGGGACTGTAGGCTGAGCAAATCACATGCATGAGCTTTTCTTCCAATCTTTGGGTTTTGGTAAAAAATCTGACTTGGGTTTGGGCTTTTTGACTTTGGGCCCTCGATTCCAATTCTAGTCCAAACTGCTTGGGTCTTGATTTTGCCTCGTTCTTCTGGGCCTCTAGTGTTGGGCTGGGTGCATAATTTGTTGGCCCAAACAGTTAATATAATGCATATGGTACTGTGGAGAGGTACAAAGCAAGACTAGTTACTAAAAGGTACACTTAGACGTATGGAGTTAATTATCACAccactacaaaaagtgaaaaagacgaccagaaaacaacgacggtctaggtgaaaaccgtcgtggtttttaaaaagacgacggttctaaaaacaccgtcgtgtaataccaccttagacaactaaaaatggagattcaaatggctgttcaaaaacaacgacgtacctaattaaacaaccgacgtctatttgaaacagatttcggcagtgtaaaatcaaaaccaacaaagaacggcagaagttatgaatcgaccgacgtagaaagtaaagacgacgatttcaataaaagccgccgtttttactcataaaataacacgacgaggttttcgtataagacgccgtataattacaaacaaatccaaggctttaaaatacaaaatatcgccgtattaaattaatgtacaacgacgaaaaatataaatatatcgacgtcattctcgtatagttctacgacgttatctttaaatcgtactataaaattcaacgtcgtatttattcattttatacgtcgtcttaataagaatttttgttaacaatttttttctttgattttcttatcctacgtcggtagatctacttaatgacaagaattgaaataaccacgacggtttatatagaaaaccgccgacataatcagatttttctgagatcccaagggttacgaaatcttaccagatggaactctgttccacatcataatcttaacagatgacacagatttgcaatcagagagacaattttttggaagttgatgatgtgtgtgcgtttgtgtatctacaaatattatacctaacgtcgttgcaaatttgcaatcagagagacaattttcaacaacggttatattatacctaacgacgtttaaaaaacaaatcaacgtcgctaaacaaatatattacgtcgtcttagtcttacttaagacgacgaaaaacgacgacagtaatacaaaaacagtcgttgtttttatattcttattttatttaaatctgtcatccaaaaaagtcattttaaatttcctccggaaaaaaaactctatttataacgcactgtaattgaaaaataaactgaaaacgcactgtaattgaaaaataaactcataatttaaaaattaaaatccacgtcggttatattaaatataacgacgttaaatgaaatgagtcCACGTCGAactaaaaatattgcgtcgtgttagttaaaaacgacgtagttaaatgtcaccgccgtattttttttttgaatggttttatatgtaagcaacttttggacttacacatgcactgtttccaaacccgattagaaatttcaatctccagagaaaccttttcgtctcttttccttgtcagagcattgtcagagtttctcatcgtcttcctctcgtcttcttcgtcgtccttgaacttaaacatcgatcatcttcctcttgctttcattgcacgcaaaaggtaagctttcattttcactattttggttactgttttgcatgctcatacgttttttgtttgaaaaatctttttaccttttttctggccaaaatcattttacttctttccaagtttgataaaatatacagacaaagagggaaagtttccaactttgaagacaactacctcaactaaataagacgacggtagaccacgacggttcgtaagttgttctagcgtcgtctgaaaattgacaaagttgtttttaaaataatagtctttttttatatgcttgtttaattgcaggtttgatttctctgaacaatggtttttgtttttcccttatttgataaaatataaagaaaaagaaactagggttggtatctaatatagacgacaaaatatcttattgttttacgtcgtgtgaatgttaataccacgacggtgtattactattgacgtcgtatgaacataaataccacgacgttatataaataatagtttaccacgacggtgtattactattgacgtcgtgtgaacatatataccacgacgttatataaataatggttttaaacatttattacatctgagattatttcattgcgtcgtctaaaatcatatcatacgtcgtattttttaataccgtcgtttgtgttcttaatgttttcctgaaatattttcacttgcagttttgtctgttaaaatggtttctcaacaacaaactaaggattctggctccaagaagcttggaatggtagctcctcaagacaagtcttcgaaggagatgaagtcttcgaagaagatgaagtttgcttcatcatctgctgagacagaaccaaccagccagacaacaatctctgatgattcaaagactggtcgaggtatgagcacaatgcctcgtgttgtgaagagaaagcttcagaaactgaggccaattgttgagtacaataaaagggggaaaggtgttggccaagcacatattgagatgcagtcgtatattggtgtgttggcatgctccaggatcccacttgtggacaagaaatggtcccaaatccccaaggatataaaggagcagatttgggaagcagttgacatggcttttgtcgtaggccaagggggcaagacctctgttttagcttctgcttctaagaaatggaagg
It encodes:
- the LOC18784128 gene encoding protein ACCELERATED CELL DEATH 6 isoform X2, with amino-acid sequence MFQCIAIGPPKYLGSATTGPKFSSNKQNGHDDIAIGPSVPLAKQTVGDEDLRLGSATTGPKFSSNKQKRLGSATTGPKFSSNKQNGRDDIAIGPSVPLAKQTIGDEDLRLYQQLYGYASQGKIDSFINTIESKLKANAPDRLLSRLNPHNNTLLHIAAKFGHAKLAAKILQHHKPLLFETNSDRDTALHIVAKAGDLDTTNTLLREAQSHDVFILLTTRNNEQNTPLHEALIHGHQSVAKCLIEAYHVLRFDCNKERKSTLYLAAEEGFAEIVKLIQKKAFEQNIQVHVHGKSPLHGAILGRRNKELLEIISRMEETFQSPKDEKDRTPLHCAASIGYMEGVRFLLERHLSDSHQVDHRGNFPIHSASSEGHVKIVKELLRHCPDSTEYRNYNFENILHVAARRGKDNVVKYFLKNGEFQMLINQKDSNGNTPLHLATKHHHPKVVYRLAWHRGTNLKLLNGRGETALDITESNFGTIDSYHGSLTWTILKSAFAQPAQSLHVLQWWRSPQVADNGGDHHEERFKDKVNAQNLHVQSRKQRSTQVAGNGGDHHEERFKDRVNALLVVATLVATVAFAAGFTMPGGNNDSAPHEGMAILLTKAMFQTFVICNTIAMYTATLVAVSLIWAQLEDINLVYNALRLALPLLGIALTMMSLAFMAGVYVVVSNLHWLAYVVLILGVLFIFTVLVVFTPLFCNTTSRFYILRRITYFLFCVEVWASGSHKKDQKED